The following DNA comes from Microbacterium foliorum.
ACTGATCGCCTTCGCGCCGGAGCCGGCCGCGCCTATGCCGAGCACGGCGTGCAGCCGTGCCGAGAACTCGCGATCGGTCGCGACCGGATCCAACCCGACGGCGCGCACCGAAGTGTCGCTGAGGCGGTGAACCGCGGCGCGCTCGAGCTGCGTGAGGTCGAACGTGCCGTCGACCGTCGCTCGCAGCCTCGCCGTGTCCTCGAGCGTTCGGGCATCCGCAGGGATGTACCACCCGCGCACCGCCGTGAAGCGCGATCCGTCGTGGTCCAACCAGGTCATCGAGACGGCGCTCCACGTGTCCTCGCCGTCGCCGCGCAGCACACGGAGCTTCGTGCCCTCGTCGGTGCGGGACTCGTCGATCTTGCCGCGCCCGTACGACAGGATGTTCCGCTGCTCCTCCCCGCGCGGACGCCCGGTGACGCCACCGTTGGAGGCACCGTTGAACGGAGTGGTGTGCGGCATCATCAGGGCGATGTAGCCGTCCATGAGCGTGGACTTGCCCGAGCCCGATCCGCCGCACAGCAGGGTGGCATCCGGTGAGAACCGCACGCGGTGCGGCCCGCCGTCGTAACCGCCCCAGTTGATGAGCTGCAGCTCCTCGGCGACCCACTGCTGGCCGCGAGAGCTCGCGGGGATCATCCCGAAGAGCGTGTCCATCATCGTCATCGCGCCACCGCCGACTGGGCTCGCAGCCACTCCCGCAGCTCCTTGAGGGTCTCGGCACTGAGCACCACCTCGACGAGCGCGGTGATCCGATACCGTCCGCTGGTCTCCTCCTGCACGATGCCCTCTCTGTCCAGCCTGTCCAATGCGCTGCGAATCGCCCTCTGCTGCTTCGCGGTTCCCCCGTCGGCATCGGCGAAGTAGCTCAGGACGGTCTGCTCGACGTCCTCGATGTCGATCCGCACCGAGCCCTCGCCGGATGCGGACTCGCGCTGGTAGACGGTTCGCAGGTGCACCAGCACGAGCGTCTCGGCACGCGAATACGGCGAGTCCTTCAGCAGCACGGGCATCTCGACCTCGTCGGAGCGCAGCTGCTGTTTGTACGCGAACCCTCGTGCGTGATCGATGATCAGCCGCAGGTAGATGTCATTGAGCCGCGACTCGATCACGTGCTGGTGCTCGATCAGCAGCGTCCACTCGCGCCGGTTGCGCTCCATCGAGATGAAGCGGCGCTGGAGGAGGTGCACGAGCACACGCCTGATCTCCGGATCGAGCGTGCCGCGGTCACCCGGGAAGTGCGCCTCGAGGTCGTCCTCCATCGCGGTGGGGGCGATGAAACCCTCGTCAGCGACGGCCGTCGTGAGGTCGTCGTCACTCATCTGCATCCTCTTTCGTGCTGCGGGCGATCACGGTGCCGAAAGCGAAACGGCGAGTCGTCCCGTCAGGCCTCAGGGCTTCGACCGTCGAGATGCCATCGCCGTCCGTGAGGCCGTTCCGGTGCGCGATCTCGAGCAGTCCGAGGAGATCGACGGGGCGTCGAGCCGCGTCAGGAACCGCCCGGAACGCCTTGGCGAGATCGAACTCCGCACCGAGTCCGGCGACGTACTCCTCGAGCTCGGCGTACCTCGGACCACCCCAGGCACGCGTGTCGTGGTCGAGGAAGTCGACGTCGTCGGCATCCGTGAGCGGGGCGGGAGCTCGCGGCGGGCGGATGTCGCTGGTCGTCTGACGGAGATGCCCGAGGTCGACGAGCGGCATGCTGCGCACCGGATCGACGACCGTGGCCGGCTCTGACCAGCCGTGGAGCCCTGCGATGACGTCTCGCAGAAGGTCGTCGATCTGACGATCCCGCAGCGGATCGTGGGTCTTCACCTGACCGGTGATCACGTGCGAGGCACGGCGCTGAGCGGCCAGCACCTCTTCCACTCCCAGTTCGACGCGGCGGGCGATCGCATCGAGCTCGGCACGCTGCGAGCCGTCGAGCATGCGCGCGAAGGGCTGGTCGAGAAGCTCACGAAGCTGCTCGGTGAGGGCATCGATGCGCTCGGGGTCGCCGATCAGGCGCAGGGCTCCTGCGAAGGCACGCCCCTCCGGGGTCGACTGCATCACGTCCTGGGCGCGTTGGAGATACTCGCGCAGCACCTCGCTCGTCGGCCTCTCATCCCTCCGAAGGTGAGCGACGACATCGCGTTGCATGGCCCGGAGCGACTCAGCCACTCGGGTGAAATCGGCCGGCAGCTCACGCGCCAGATGAAGGACGTTCTCCGCTTCCTCGAGGAGTTCCTCGTCATCTACAGGCACCGCGTGACCGGATTCCTGGATTCGCGCGATCTCGGCGTCGATGATGTCGCGCTCCGCCTGCAGCCGGGAGAGGCGACGAACCGGATCGACCTCGGCGCTGACGGAGAGATGTTCCACGGCGTCGAGCAGGGTGCGCACCCGGGAGTTCGACACCCGCGTCCGCCCGCCGCCGGTGCGGCCAGATATCTCGAGCGCGGCGACGGCGTGCGCCGACAGACGATAGACCTCGACGTCGTCGTCGATCTGTTGGATCAGCCACCCCAGGCGCACCCAGCTGCGGCATACGTCGCGTCCGCTCCCCGACGGCAGCTTCCTGTCGTCCTCGTCGCGCCCCGCCGCGCGGAGCTCGTCGAGCACCTCGGCCATTTCGGCGTGCGCATCCGCTACCGCCACCGACGCCCGGTCAGCGTTGAACAGCAGGGTGAGCGACGCCACGACGAACGGGGCGAATCGACCGTGCAGAAGGTCGAGCGTCGGGGTGCTGAATGCGGTGATGGCGCGCGCGTACGCGGCCTCAGCCCTGGATCCAGTCACTCGAAAGAGAATAGTCCGACCTGGGACCCCGACTCGTCATGCGCAGGTGCATGGCGGGTCGCCCTGGATAGACGTCATCGACCGCTGCGGTCTCCGACACGCTCGAGGAACATCTCATGGAAGCGCGTCTCGCCGTCGACCTCGGGGTGGAAGCTGGTTCCGAGGAGCGCCCCGTGCCGCACTGCGACGATCCCACCGTCGGGCAGCGTCGCGAGCACCTCGACGTCGGGACCGACCCGCTCGACGATCGGAGCGCGGATGAATGTCGCGTGCACCGGGAGCTCCCCCAGCGCCGGAACGTCGAGCGGAATCTCGAAGGAATCCGTCTGTCGCCCGAAGGCATTGCGGCGCACCGCGATGTCCATGCCGCCGAACGACTGCTGGCCCTCAATGCCGTCGAGCACCTCGTCTGCGAGCAGGATCAACCCGGCGCACGTGCCGTACACCGGAAGCCCCGCGGCGATCGCGGCACGGATCGGCTCCTGCATCCCGAAGGTGCGAGAGAGCTTGTCGATCACGCTGGACTCGCCACCGGGGATCACGAGCCCGTCGACGACCGCGAGCTCTTCGGGGCGACGCACCAGCACCGTTTCGGCGCCGAGTCCGGCCAGCAGGGCGGCGTGCTCGCGCACATCGCCCTGCAACGCGAGCACCCCGACCCGTGGGCTACCAGCCACGCTCGGCCAGGCGGTGCGGTGCGGGGAGGTCGGAGACGTTGATGCCCACCATCGCCTCGCCGAGACCGCGTGAGACCTCAGCGATGACCTTCGCGTCATCGAAGAACGTGGTCGCCTTGACGATCGCCTTGGCGCGCTCTGCAGGGTTTCCCGACTTGAAGATGCCGGATCCGACGAACACGCCGTCGGCGCCGAGCTGCATCATCATCGCGGCATCTGCGGGCGTCGCGACACCGCCGGCGACGAACAGCACGACGGGCAGCTTGCCGGTCTCGGCGATCTCGGCCACGAGCTCGTAAGGTGCCTGCAGCTCCTTCGCAGCGACGAACAGCTCGTCCTTCGGCAGTGCGGTGAGCGCGGCGATCTCGCCGCGGATCTTGCGGATGTGCTTCATCGCCTCGGAGACATCGCCGGTGCCGGCCTCGCCCTTGGAACGGATCATGGCAGCACCCTCGTTGATCCGGCGGAGCGCCTCACCGAGGTTCGTGGCACCGCAGACGAACGGCACGTTGAAGCCCTGCTTGTCGATGTGGTTCACGTAGTCGGCGGGCGACAGCACCTCGGACTCGTCGATGTAGTCGACACCGAGCTCCTGCAGCACCTGCGCCTCGACGAAGTGGCCGATGCGCGCCTTGGCCATCACAGGAATCGAGACCGAAGCGATGATGCTGTCGATCATGTCGGGGTCGCTCATGCGCGAGACGCCACCCTGGGCACGGATGTCAGCGGGAACCCGCTCGAGGGCCATCACGGCGACAGCGCCGGCATCCTCGGCGATCTTCGCCTGGTCGGCGGTGACGACGTCCATGATCACCCCGCCCTTGAGCATCTCAGCGAGACCGCGCTTGACGCGCGAGGATCCGGTGGTGGTCTGTTCGGTCATGAGAGCTCCTGTCGGGGAAGCACGATGTGCATGGCTGTCGAAACGATGTCTCGTTTGATCTAGGCCAAACAGTAGCACTGTCCGGGACGACCTAGAATCGGACGTGAGGACTCATGAGCGACCAGATCACCGGAACGACCGCAGCGGACATCGCCGACAGCGTGCGAGGGCTGCGCGATCGCGGAGTCCTGCGCGCAGGGAGCCCTCTTCCACCTGTTCGTGAGCTCGCTGCGACGCTCGGTGTCAATCGCAACACCGCCGTCGCCGCCTACCGGCAGCTCGCCCAGGCGGGCATCGTCATCTCGCGCGGTCGCGCGGGCACCGTCATCACGGGTCTGGAGGCCGTCGCCCAGGAGGGCTACGCGTCCGACACGGTGCTGCGCGACGTCGGCACCGGCAACCCCGACCCCCGGCTGATCCCCGATCCGTCGCACGCGCTCGCCACGGTCGCCGGGCGACCCGTGCTCTATGGAGAACCCGTGATCGACCGTGGTCTCGAGCAGTGGGCGCAGCAGTGGATCACGAACGACATCGGACACCTCGACTTCCGCATCACCGTGACCAGCGGCGCAGTCGATGCGGTCGAGCGTCTTCTCGCGCAGGCCCTGATGCGCGATGACGCCGTCGCGCTCGAAGACCCCTGCTTCCTGGCCAGCATCCACACGGTGCGTCTCGGCGGATACCGCGCCGTGCCGGTGCCCGTCGACGACGAGGGCATGACCGTTCAGGGACTCCGCGACGCATTGGATGCCGGCATCCGCGCCGTGATCTGCACCCCGCGTGCCCAGAATCCGACCGGCGCGAGCCTCACAGCCACGCGCGCCGCCGAGCTGCGCGCCGTGCTCGTCGACCACCCCTATGTGCTGATCATCGAGGACGACCACTTCTCGATGCTGTCCCATCGGCCGTACGAGTCGCTGATCGGCCCGGAGCACCGACGGTTCGCCCTCGTGCGCTCGGTCTCGAAGTTCCTGGGACCCGACATGTGCCTCGCGATCGCCGCGACGGACGCGACCACGGCCGAGCGCCTCGCCATGCGGCTCAGCCCCGGCACCACCTGGGTCAGCCACCTGCTGCAGCGCCTCACTCTGACCCAGCTGACCGACGAATCGGTCGTCTCACGGATCGCCGAGGCCCGCGAGCATTACGCCGCGAGGAACACCGCGTTCGCCACCCGTCTGCGTGAGGAGGGACTCGACTCCCCCGCCACCGACGGACTCAGCCTGTGGGTGCAGCTTCCGAAACCGGCGAGGGTCGTCGCCGAACGACTGATGCGACGCGGATGGCTGGCGCGCACGGGAGACGATTTCGCCCTCGATGAGCGGGCCGAACCCTCACACCACCTGCGCCTCACCGTGCACGACCTGTCGGACGACGACGCGGAGACGCTCGTCGCCGACCTCGTCGCGGCCGTGCGATGATCACCCGCCGCGGGATCCTTCCCGCCCTCACTGAAAGGATCGGAGAATGAAGATCCTCTCCATCCAGTCCGCCGTCGCGTACGGCCATGTCGGAAACTCCGCCGCAGTCTTCCCGCTGCAGCGCATCGGCGTCGAGGTTCTCCCGGTCTACACGGTGAACTTCTCGAACCACACCGGCTACGGCGCCTGGCGCGGACCCCTGATCGATCCGAACGACGTGCGTGAGGTCATCACGGGCATCGAGGAGCGCGGCGTCTTCGGCGAGATCGACGCGGTGCTCAGCGGCTATCAGGGCGGCGAGGGCATCGGCGATGTGATCATCGATGCCGTCGCACGGGTCAAAGCGGCCAACCCCGAAGCCGTGTACGCGTGCGACCCGGTGATGGGCAACGCGAAGTCCGGATGCTTCGTCGCACCGGCCATCCCGATCCTCCTGCGCGAGAAGGTCGTGCCGGCCGCCGACATCATCACTCCGAACCAGTTCGAGCTCGGCTTCCTCACCGACACCGAGCCCGACACGCTCGAGTCCACTCTGGCCTCGGTCGACCTCGCGATGGCCATGGGACCGCGCACGGTGCTCGTCACGAGCGTCGAGCGCCCCGACCGCGAAGAGGGCACCATCGAGATGCTCGTCGCCGACCCGACCGGCGCCTGGATCGTGCAGACACCGCGTCTGCCGATGAAGGCCAACGGCTCGGGTGACGTGACCGCGGCCCTCTTCACGGCGCACTATGTCGCGACTGGCGACGCCAAGACGGCGCTCGAGCGCACGGCATCCAGCGTCTTCGATCTGCTCGCCGCGACCCTCGAGTCCGGTGCACGCGAACTGCAGCTCGTCGAGGCGCAGGAGTTCTACGCGAACCCGCGAATGCAGTTCACCGCACGACAGGTGCGCTGAACCGCATCAGCCCTTCGGCCACGCGTTCGCGACAGCCTCGCGGACCTCGCCGAGCAGCTGTGGCAGCGCCTTGGTCTTCGCGATGATCGGGAAGAAGTTGGCGTCCGACGTCCACCGCGGCACGATGTGCTGGTGCAGGTGGCCGTCGACGCCCGCTCCCGCGACGGCGCCCTGGTTCATACCGAGGTTGAAGCCGTCACAGCGCGACACCTCCCGGAGCACCCGCATGCCGATCTGGGTCAGCTCACCGATTTCCGCGACCTCTTCCGGCGTCGCCTGGTCGTAGGTCGCGATGTGGCGATACGGGCAGACCAGCATATGTCCCGAGTTGTAGGGGAACAGGTTGAGCAGCACGTAGGCCGTCTCTCCGCGTGCGACGATCAGCCGCTCGGCATCCGGGAACTTCGGAGCCTCGCAGAACGGGCACTCCTCGCGCAACGGCTCCGGCCCGGCCTGGATGTAGGCCATGCGGTGCGGGGTCCACAGACGCTGGAACTCGTCGGGGACGCCGGCGAACTCGCCGGCGTCCTCCCACGGCTCCGAGGGCGTCGTCACGCCAGGTCCCCTGCTGTCTGCACGAGCGTGTGCGCATCGATCGCGGCGCGGATGCGAGAGACGGCGTCGGTGATCGGCACGCCGTTCTCCTGCGTGCCGTCGCGGTAGCGGAACGAGACGGTGCCGGCATCGCGGTCCTTCTCCCCCGCGATCAGCAGCAGCGGAACCTTGCCGGTCGTGTGCGTGCGGATCTTCTTCTGCATCCGGTCGTCCGAGGAATCGAGCTCGGCGCGCACGCCCGAGTCACGCAGCGTGGTGATGATGTCGCCGAGGTAGTCGGAGAACTCGTCTGCGACGGGGATGCCGACGACCTGCACCGGCGACAGCCACACCGGGAAGTCCCCGGCGTAGTGCTCGAGCAGGATCGCGAAGAACCGCTCGATCGAGCCGAACAGCGCACGGTGGATCATGATCGGACGCTTCTTCTGGCCGTCCTTGTCCATGTACTCGAGCTCGAAGCGCTCAGGAAGGTTCGGGTCGACCTGCACCGTCGACAGCTGCCAGGTGCGGCCGATCGCATCGCGCGTCTTCAGGTCGATCTTGGGGCCGTAGAACGCAGCCTCGCCCGGCACCTCGGTGAGCTTCAGACCGGATGCCACGGCGACGCGCCGCAGAGCATCGGTCGAGGAGTCCCAGAACTCGTCGGATCCGATCCACTTCGACTTCTCGTCGTCCTTCATCGACAGCTCGAGCTCGAAGTCGGTCAGGCCGAAGTCGCGGAGCATCGACAGGATGAACTCGAGGACCTTGGAGACCTCGGCCTCGAGCTGATCGGGGGTCACGAAGAGGTGCGAGTCGTCCTGGGTGAAGCCGCGCACGCGAGTGAGACCGTGCAGCGCGCCGGACAGCTCGTTGCGGTACACGGTGCCGTTCTCGGCGAAGCGCAACGGCAGGTCGCGGTAGCTGCGTGCACGCTCCTTGTAGATCAGGATGTGCATCGGGCAGTTCATGGGCTTCAGGTAGTAGTCCTGACCCTGCTTGGTGATGTTGCCCTCGTCGTCGCGCTCCTCGTCCATGACGATCGGCGGGTACATGCCCTCCTTGTACGTGACGAGGTGGTTCGAGGTGAGGAAGAGGTCTTCCTTCGAGATGTGCGGGGTGTAGACGTAGGTGTAGCCGCCCTCGATGTGGCGCTTGCGCGCGTGCTGCTCCATCTCGCCGCGCACGATGCCGCCGCGGGGGTGCCAGACAGAGAGACCCGAGCCGATCTCCTCGGGGAACGAGAACAGATCGAGTTCCTTGCCCAGTCGGCGGTGGTCGCGCTTGGCGGCCTCCTCGAGGCGGTGCTGGTACTCGCGCAGCTCGTCCTTCGACGGCCATGCCGTGCCGTAGATGCGCTGCAGCTGCGGGTTCTTCTCGCTGCCTCGCCAGTAGGCGGCGGCGATGCGGGTGAGATCCCAGCCGTTGCCGATCATGCGCGTGTTGGGCAGGTGCGGCCCGCGACAGAGGTCCTTCCAGACGACCTCACCGTCGCGGGTCGTGTTGTCATAGATCGTGAGTTCGCCCTCACCGACCTCGACCGAGGCGCCCTCGGCCGCTTCCTTACCGCCCTTGAGGCCGATGAGCTCGAGCTTGAACGGCTCGTCGGCGAGCTCAGCTCGTGCCTCGTCGTCGGTGACGACGCGGCGCACGAAGCGCTGGCCCTCACGCACGATGCGCTGCATCTCCTTCGTGATGGCCTTGATGTCTTCGGGGGTGAACGGCGTCTCGACACCGAAGTCGTAGTAGAAGCCGTCGGTGATGGGCGGCCCGATGCCGAGGTTCGCCTGCGGGTTGATCCGCTGCACCGCCTGCGCGAGCACGTGCGCAGCCGAGTGGCGGAGGATGTTCAGCCCGTCGGGGCTGTCGATCGTCACCGGCTCGACCTCGTCGGCATCCGTCACTGTAGCGGCGAGATCCTTGAGGGTTCCGTTGACGCGCATCGCGACGACTGAACGGTCAGAGAACAGGGCGAAGCCGTCTTTCGGCTGGGCATTTTCAGGCACTGCACACTCCATCTGGTCTGGATCTAGGCTACTCGCATGCCCGGGGGCGATTGACCGCTACAGCGTCGCGTCCGACGCCGTGTTCGCCGCCGTCGGAGCGAGGATGATGATCGCGGCTCCGACCAGCGCGATCGCCGAGCCGACCCAGTCCCACACCGTCGGCTTGAAGCCGTCGACGATGATCCCCCAGGCCAGAGAGCCCGCGATGAAGACGCCGCCGTATGAGGCCAGCACGCGACCGAAGTTCGCGTCGGGTTGCAGCGCCGCGACGAACCCGTATGCGCCCAGGGCCATGACTCCGAGCACCGCGAACACCCAGCCCCTGTTCTCCTTGACGGCCTGCCAGATGAGCCAGGCCCCGCCGATCTCGGCGACGGCGGCGAGCACGAACAGGATGCTGATGCGCAGGACGGTCATGGTGTCCAGTGTGGCGCAGGGGGGTCAGGATGCGGCAGCACGCGCGACGTCATCAGACGGCATCCAAAGCCGTCGGGGTAGCGTGAGCAGATGATCAGAGCACTGGCGCGTTGGATCCTCGCACTCGCCCTCGGGGCGATCGGCATCGTCCATTTCGTGAGCACCCGTGGCTTCAGGGTCGTCGTGCCGGACTGGGCCACGAACGCCACGCGCCTCGATAAGGACGCGATCGTGATCGCCTCAGGAGCCGCTGAGGTCGCTCTCGCGGTCGGGCTGCTCGCCCTTCCGAAGGAGAGACGCCGCATAGGCGTCGCGACCGCCGCGTTCTTCGTCGCCGTGTTCCCCGGGAACGTGCACCAGTGGCGCACTCACCGGTCGACGCCGGGGCTCGACACCGAGGCTCGTCGTTTCGGACGCCTCTTCCTCCAGCCGCTCCTGGTGCTGTGGGCTCTGTGGTCGACCGCCGAGCTCGCTCCCGCGCGGAGGCGACCGGGGCGCCGTACCCGCTGACCTCCCAGGCGCGCAAGCCCGCCCACCAGTTCGATCACTCGGGCGAGAATGGAGCCATGCCCTCTCCTTCACTCGTCTGGCTCCGTGACGACCTTCGGCTCGCCGACAATCCGGCGCTGAGGGCGGCGATCGATCGCGGCGAGCCTCTGGTCGTGCTGTACGTCCTCGACGTGGAGTCCCCCGGCATCCGACCGCTGGGCGGTGCTGCGCGCTGGTGGCTGCACCATTCCCTCGCATCGTTGAGCGAACGAGTGCAGGAGCTGGGCGCATCGCTTGTCCTCCGGCGTGGTCCTGCCGAGCGCGTCGTGCGCGAGACGGTCACCGACACGGGAGCCACAGCCGTGTTCTGGAACCGGCGCTATGGCGGTGCTGAACGCGATATCGACACGAGCCTGAAGACGTCATTGCGCGCCGACGGACGCGAGGTGACGTCGTTCCAGGCATCGCTGCTGCACGAGCCGTGGACGGTGAAGACCGGCAGCGGCACCCACTTCTCGGTGTTCACCCCTTTCTGGCGCGCCTGCCTCGCGCTCCCCACGCCCCGAGCGCCGCTCCCCACGCCGCGAAGCCTCGACGGAGTCGCTCGCCCGCCGGCCTCAGATGACCTCGACGACTGGAACCTGCTGCCCACTCGTCCTGACTGGGCAGGAGGACTGCGCGAGACCTGGGAGCCTGGCGAGCTCGCAGCGCGCGCCCGGCTGCACTCCTTCCTGCACGACGACATCGGGTCGTACGACCGCGCCCGTGATGAGCCGTCGGCCGGTGCCACCTCTCTGCTCTCACCTCGCCTCCGCTGGGGCGAGCTCAGCCCTTTCACCGTCTGGCATGAGGCGGTCGACGCCGACGGCGCCGCAGGCTTCCTCTCGGAGCTCGGCTGGCGCGAGTTCGCCTGGCACACGACGTTCCACTCCCCCGACTTGGCGACCGTCAATCTGCGTCGTCAGTTCGATGCATTCCCGTGGCCGCCGCTCGATCCGGCGCAGCTCGACGCCTGGCAACACGGCGACACCGGCGTGCCTCTCGTGGATGCCGGAATGCGCGAACTCTGGCACACGGGCTTCATGCACAATCGGGTGCGCATGGTCACGGCGTCGTTCCTCGTGAAGAACCTGCTCATCGACTGGCGTCGCGGCGAGGAGTGGTTCTGGGACACGCTCGTCGACGCCGACGGCGCGAGCAACCCGTTCAACTGGCAGTGGGTGGCAGGATCGGGCGCTGACGCCGCGCCGTACTTCCGGGTCTTCAACCCGGAACTGCAGGCGAAGAAGTTCGACCCGCAAGCTCTGTACATTTCGCAGTGGGCATCGGATGCTCCAACAGAGCCGATCGTCGATCTCGCCGCCACGCGCAAAGCGGCGCTCGCCGCGTACGACGTCGTAAAGCGTTCGTCCCAGCCGACCTCATGATCGCGGTGTGAGCGGGTCGTTGGTGATTCGATACCCCGAGAGCACTCGGGGCGTACCGCACCGCTTCGCCGACTGACATGATTGCGAGGTGTCACGTCGTCGCCTCTCCATCGGTGTTCAGACCGCCCTCGCTCTGGCGATCCCGCTGGTGCTCTTCACCGGGTGCACAGCGGACCCCAGTGCCCGCGAGCCGGAGACGTCGGACGCCGCTCCTCCAATCGTGGCGACGGGAAACGCCGATGCGTGGGTGGTCGTGATCTTCGAGGACCGCCCCGAGAAGTTCGACGGCAATCTCATGGACGCTCTTCTGGAAACCGAGATGAAGGCCGATGAGGCCCTCGCAGAGGCGAACGCCGGGTGGATCGACGGCAATGATGTCGGCGCGTACGGCTACGAGCTGTACTTCGTCGGAGATGACGCGGAGTCGATGTGGGACGTTCTTGAACCGATCTTCAGTGATGCGCCCGTGGCATGGACACGGGTCGAGCTGCGGAGTGGGCTGGAGGACCTTGCCCCGACGCTCATCACCGCCGAGTAGCCGACCTCTCCGCCGACTCACCCATCGATGAGCTCCACAGACAACAAAAAACCCCCGGAAAACCGGGGGTTTCTCTGTGCGCGATACTGGGATCGAACCAGTGACCTCTTCCGTGTCAGGGAAGCGCGCTACCGCTGCGCCAATCGCGCCCATGTGGGCTATTCAGTTACTGAGGTGGCGACGGGATTCGAACCCGTGTAAACGGCTTTGCAGGCCGGTGCCTAGCCGCTCGGCCACGCCACCGTGTGGATTGACCCCACGTGCTGAAGGCCTTCCGAAGAAGGCCCCTGCACTTGAGCGGATGACGAGACTCGAACTCGCGACCCCAACCTTGGCAAGGTTGTGCGCTACCAACTGCGCTACATCCGCGTTGTTCCCGGTTGTTGTCCCGGGCACTTATGAAACATTAGCCGATGATCGGCGACTGTCAAAACTCAAACCGAATCTCGCGCGTGTCTCCCAGGGTGGTCAACTTCGCCTCCGACCGTCGGGTAGTATCGGTTGACGTACCCCAGAGGTATGGGCGATTGGCGCAGTTGGTAGCGCGCTTCCTTCACACGGAAGAGGTCATCGGTTCGAGTCCGGTATCGCCCACAGACCAAGCCCCGCGCAACTAAAGTTGTGCGGGGCTTTTCTCGTACGACAGAGCCGCTCCGCCGGGTCCGCATGCGGCCGTCGTCCTCCTTCCTCACGAAGACAGAGAGCTCACCATGACGTCCTCCTCACACGTTCCGGCTCGAGAGACACGGTCGAGCACGCTGTCGATCGTGGCGTTGGCGCTCGCCTTCGCCCTTCCCGTCATCGGGTTCATCCTGGGGTTGGTCGCCCGCGCGAAGTCGAGAGCATCCGGTTCTCCGACAGCGCTGGCCACCGCCGCCGCAGTGATCGGAGCGATTCTCAGCGCCGTATGGACCGTCGTGTTCATCCTGCTGTTCGGCTTCGGCGGCGGGCTGTTCGTGCAGAGCCAGCCCTCATCGTCCGCGTCACCTCAGTCACAGCCAGAGTCGTCGCAAACGGAATCCGGCGACGGCGACGCACTCGTCGTCAGAGTCACAGCCGAGCGCGTACTCGATTCCGAGACTCTCGACGCCGCCCGCACCGCGCTGACCTTCTACGGCGACAGCACAGGCGTCGAGGTCACCGAGGTGGTCGAGACGGATGCGGGCGACCTCACGTTGACCTTCGACTCAGCTGCCACGGGCGCGGATATCGACGCGTTCGAGCAAGCCATCTCCGTACCGGCCGCCGAGGGGTTCTACTCGGTCACCGCGGTGCACCCCGCAACCGGAGGCGCAGATCTCGGAGACGGCTCGACGACTCCCCCCTGCGAAGCCCTGCGGTTCGGCCCTCAGTCCGTTGAGGGAAGCGTGCTGGCCTGCGATGAAACCATGCAGGCTCAGTTGCTGCTCGCGCCGGCAGCAAGGCTCGTCGGCAACGCCATCGCCGACGTCGAGGTGAGCGGAGACGTGGTCGTCGTCACGCTGTCCGAGCCCGCAGCCGAAGAGTTCGTCGAGTGGACCAGGGAGGCGTCCGCCGAGACCGCGCCGGCGAATCAGATCGCGCTGGTCGACTTCATCGGCGTCATCACCGCTCCCACGGTCGCGGGAGAGCTCACCGGTGAATTCCA
Coding sequences within:
- a CDS encoding DUF4194 domain-containing protein, with product MSDDDLTTAVADEGFIAPTAMEDDLEAHFPGDRGTLDPEIRRVLVHLLQRRFISMERNRREWTLLIEHQHVIESRLNDIYLRLIIDHARGFAYKQQLRSDEVEMPVLLKDSPYSRAETLVLVHLRTVYQRESASGEGSVRIDIEDVEQTVLSYFADADGGTAKQQRAIRSALDRLDREGIVQEETSGRYRITALVEVVLSAETLKELREWLRAQSAVAR
- a CDS encoding DUF3375 domain-containing protein, with the protein product MTGSRAEAAYARAITAFSTPTLDLLHGRFAPFVVASLTLLFNADRASVAVADAHAEMAEVLDELRAAGRDEDDRKLPSGSGRDVCRSWVRLGWLIQQIDDDVEVYRLSAHAVAALEISGRTGGGRTRVSNSRVRTLLDAVEHLSVSAEVDPVRRLSRLQAERDIIDAEIARIQESGHAVPVDDEELLEEAENVLHLARELPADFTRVAESLRAMQRDVVAHLRRDERPTSEVLREYLQRAQDVMQSTPEGRAFAGALRLIGDPERIDALTEQLRELLDQPFARMLDGSQRAELDAIARRVELGVEEVLAAQRRASHVITGQVKTHDPLRDRQIDDLLRDVIAGLHGWSEPATVVDPVRSMPLVDLGHLRQTTSDIRPPRAPAPLTDADDVDFLDHDTRAWGGPRYAELEEYVAGLGAEFDLAKAFRAVPDAARRPVDLLGLLEIAHRNGLTDGDGISTVEALRPDGTTRRFAFGTVIARSTKEDADE
- the pdxT gene encoding pyridoxal 5'-phosphate synthase glutaminase subunit PdxT translates to MAGSPRVGVLALQGDVREHAALLAGLGAETVLVRRPEELAVVDGLVIPGGESSVIDKLSRTFGMQEPIRAAIAAGLPVYGTCAGLILLADEVLDGIEGQQSFGGMDIAVRRNAFGRQTDSFEIPLDVPALGELPVHATFIRAPIVERVGPDVEVLATLPDGGIVAVRHGALLGTSFHPEVDGETRFHEMFLERVGDRSGR
- the pdxS gene encoding pyridoxal 5'-phosphate synthase lyase subunit PdxS — protein: MTEQTTTGSSRVKRGLAEMLKGGVIMDVVTADQAKIAEDAGAVAVMALERVPADIRAQGGVSRMSDPDMIDSIIASVSIPVMAKARIGHFVEAQVLQELGVDYIDESEVLSPADYVNHIDKQGFNVPFVCGATNLGEALRRINEGAAMIRSKGEAGTGDVSEAMKHIRKIRGEIAALTALPKDELFVAAKELQAPYELVAEIAETGKLPVVLFVAGGVATPADAAMMMQLGADGVFVGSGIFKSGNPAERAKAIVKATTFFDDAKVIAEVSRGLGEAMVGINVSDLPAPHRLAERGW
- a CDS encoding aminotransferase class I/II-fold pyridoxal phosphate-dependent enzyme: MSDQITGTTAADIADSVRGLRDRGVLRAGSPLPPVRELAATLGVNRNTAVAAYRQLAQAGIVISRGRAGTVITGLEAVAQEGYASDTVLRDVGTGNPDPRLIPDPSHALATVAGRPVLYGEPVIDRGLEQWAQQWITNDIGHLDFRITVTSGAVDAVERLLAQALMRDDAVALEDPCFLASIHTVRLGGYRAVPVPVDDEGMTVQGLRDALDAGIRAVICTPRAQNPTGASLTATRAAELRAVLVDHPYVLIIEDDHFSMLSHRPYESLIGPEHRRFALVRSVSKFLGPDMCLAIAATDATTAERLAMRLSPGTTWVSHLLQRLTLTQLTDESVVSRIAEAREHYAARNTAFATRLREEGLDSPATDGLSLWVQLPKPARVVAERLMRRGWLARTGDDFALDERAEPSHHLRLTVHDLSDDDAETLVADLVAAVR
- the pdxY gene encoding pyridoxal kinase PdxY, giving the protein MKILSIQSAVAYGHVGNSAAVFPLQRIGVEVLPVYTVNFSNHTGYGAWRGPLIDPNDVREVITGIEERGVFGEIDAVLSGYQGGEGIGDVIIDAVARVKAANPEAVYACDPVMGNAKSGCFVAPAIPILLREKVVPAADIITPNQFELGFLTDTEPDTLESTLASVDLAMAMGPRTVLVTSVERPDREEGTIEMLVADPTGAWIVQTPRLPMKANGSGDVTAALFTAHYVATGDAKTALERTASSVFDLLAATLESGARELQLVEAQEFYANPRMQFTARQVR